From one Papio anubis isolate 15944 chromosome 12, Panubis1.0, whole genome shotgun sequence genomic stretch:
- the TMEM80 gene encoding LOW QUALITY PROTEIN: transmembrane protein 80 (The sequence of the model RefSeq protein was modified relative to this genomic sequence to represent the inferred CDS: deleted 1 base in 1 codon) → MLPNLGSPPPPFRKCPSGAGRTTAVARTSAPETRRGRAPSSGDAKMAEGARARGPRGCRDRDGPAGGAGKMAAARRGRGSSTVLSSVPLQMLFYLSGTYYALYFLATLLMITYKSEVFSCPHHYLVLDLALLFLMGILEALRLYLGTRGNLTEAERPLAASLALTAGTALLSAYFLLWQTLVLWADWALSATLLALHGLEAVLQVVAIAAFTR, encoded by the exons ATGCTCCCGAACCTCGGTTCTCCGCCTCCTCCCTTCCGAAAGTGCCCGAGCGGTGCCGGACGGACTACGGCCGTGGCTCGGACGTCCGCTCCCGAAACGCGGCGCGGTCGGGCCCCTTCGTCAGGAGACGCGAAAATGGCCGAAGGAGCGCGAGCG CGCGGGCCGAGAGGCTGCCGGGATCGCGACGGACCGGCGGGCGGGGCGGGTAAGATGGCGGCCGCGCGGCGAG GGAGAGGCTCCTCCACAGTG CTCTCTTCAGTTCCCCTTCAAATGCTGTTTTATCTCAGTGGAACGTACTACGCCCTGTATTTCCTCGCCACGCTCCTGATGATCACGTATAAAA GTGAGGTGTTCAGCTGTCCTCACCACTACCTGGTCCTCGATCTTGCTCTGCTGTTTCTGATGGGGATTCTGGAAGCATTGCGGTTATACCTGG GTACCAGGGGCAACCTGACAGAGGCTGAGAGGCCGCTGGCCGCCAGCCTGGCCCTCACGGCCGGCACCGCCCTCCTCTCTGCCTACTTCCTGCTTTGGCAGACCCTGGTGTTGTGGGCAGACTGGGCCCTCAGTGCCACACTCCTGGCCCTTCACGGCCTGGAGGCCGTCCTGCAGGTGGTTGCCATTGCAGCCTTCACCAGGTAG